A part of Cannabis sativa cultivar Pink pepper isolate KNU-18-1 chromosome 6, ASM2916894v1, whole genome shotgun sequence genomic DNA contains:
- the LOC115724811 gene encoding nuclear transcription factor Y subunit B-4, which produces MERVSGFHGYHKHAKSTSSDLGLVVTNNTNEENGIGAGTDNNGAGAFTGGGGGHERVQNTCVIREQDQYMPIANVIRIMRRILPSHAKISDDAKETIQECVSEYISFITGEANDRCQREQRKTVTAEDVLWAMAKLGFDDYVEPLTLFLTRHRESETDRSSSSLRPEPAYVKRNSSANMDHYGPSHHLHVGPYGPGGPGYQLGPYPPAMFENSIHGYFRDGSGHTGPGSGAGSSGGGGYDPFGQYK; this is translated from the exons ATGGAACGTGTTAGTGGGTTCCATGGCTACCACAAGCATGCAAAGTCTACCTCCTCag ACTTAGGCTTAGTGGTAACAAATAACACCAATGAAGAAAATGGCATCGGCGCCGGCACCGACAACAACGGTGCCGGAGCTTTCACCGGAGGCGGAGGAGGTCATGAACGCGTACAAAACACGTGCGTAATACGCGAGCAAGATCAGTACATGCCGATCGCGAACGTGATCAGAATCATGCGTCGGATTCTTCCGTCGCACGCAAAGATCTCCGACGACGCGAAGGAGACGATCCAAGAGTGCGTGTCGGAGTACATAAGCTTCATCACCGGCGAAGCCAACGACCGGTGTCAGCGCGAGCAGCGGAAGACGGTGACCGCCGAGGATGTGCTTTGGGCTATGGCAAAATTAGGGTTTGATGATTACGTTGAGCCTCTCACGCTCTTTCTCACGCGCCACCGCGAGTCGGAAACTGATAGGTCATCTTCTTCTCTCCGCCCTGAACCGGCGTATGTGAAAAGAAACTCTTCAGCTAATATGGATCATTATGGGCCTAGTCATCATCTTCATGTTGGGCCTTATGGGCCTGGTGGGCCTGGGTATCAGTTGGGCCCTTATCCACCAGCTATGTTTGAGAACTCGATTCATGGGTATTTTAGAGACGGGTCGGGTCATACTGGACCCGGGTCCGGAGCTGGGTCTTCTGGTGGTGGTGGATATGATCCTTTTGGTCAGTATAAATGA